In the genome of Mytilus trossulus isolate FHL-02 unplaced genomic scaffold, PNRI_Mtr1.1.1.hap1 h1tg000244l__unscaffolded, whole genome shotgun sequence, one region contains:
- the LOC134701493 gene encoding uncharacterized protein LOC134701493 encodes MALSKSFQMGQIPMLCQLCEESSEIKWKCLLCDFLLCTKCQKIHKKVKSTDQHTIIDIKDIAVYQVKDQQDFSHIPCEIHCGQLCCLFCQTCEEVVCPLCIANTHNKHSMIELAEGYKLTLKTIQTFNSELEVKLTDYVKEISKLHSIKDFEGVKYETGKQKILSREKVLKEEVEKHTQKLLDEFDQRKEHLNKSVNDEEIKSHKTKRDLEFRKESLTKAEASVKACDVFSAFKEEKTARKQNIKPVSTYVKRLPQFVPGKLKIQKALHGELTEPDDDYAHEQFEAKVKEQYETGLKLVEFLVCGNAGTLWIGYTKDKIIQKIQLSNGMLNIVQEIQVHCAGMALLQTGDLLISAAESNLKILSHTTGILTNSKYSVEPLITGGVHLIGNEKVVIRARKKGPVFPVKGPQHVVLMDIDGKIEKVYDSDNNGKPIFTAPQKITTDTDNNIYVLDTLNTEWNGRIVALDKTIGVSWIYSGHPDITKETFKPRDLISTQLNNIIITDMCSDMIHILNISGECIHYLNTRDQLGIVLPCSVGIDNTGTLYIGCNTTKTNKTNLYAVHFSGF; translated from the coding sequence ATGGCATTATCTAAATCTTTCCAGATGGGACAAATTCCAATGCTCTGTCAGTTATGCGAAGAATCAAGTGAGATTAAATGGAAATGTTTACTGTGTGACTTTCTCTTGTGTACAAAATGtcagaaaattcataaaaaggtaaaatctaCCGACCAGcatactataattgatattaaagACATTGCTGTGTATCAAGTCAAGGATCAACAAGATTTCAGTCACATTCCTTGTGAAATTCATTGTGGACAActctgttgtttattttgtcaGACCTGTGAAGAAGTTGTCTGTCCTTTGTGTATTGCGAACACTCATAATAAACATAGCATGATTGAATTAGCAGAAGGATATAAACTAACTCTCAAGACAATACAAACTTTTAACTCTGAGCTTGAAGTTAAATTAACAGACTATGTAAAAGAAATATCTAAGCTGCATTCCATCAAAGATTTTGAAGGGGTTAAATATGAGACAGGGAAACAAAAGATTCTGAGTCGAGAAAAAGTCTTGAAGGAAGAAGTTGAAAAGCATACACAAAAACTTTTAGACGAATTTGATCAGAGAAAGGAACATCTAAATAAATCAGTAAATGATGAAGAAATTAAAtcacacaaaacaaaaagagaTCTAGAATTCCGAAAAGAAAGTTTAACAAAAGCCGAAGCTTCTGTCAAAGCTTGTGATGTTTTCAGTGCATTTAAAGAGGAAAAAACAGCAAGAAAACAGAACATAAAACCTGTAAGTACTTATGTAAAAAGACTGCCCCAGTTTGTACCAGGAAAATTGAAGATCCAAAAGGCACTACACGGAGAACTAACTGAGCCTGATGATGATTATGCACATGAACAATTTGAAGCTAAAGTTAAAGAACAGTATGAAACTGGACTAAAACTTGTTGAATTTTTGGTTTGTGGTAATGCTGGAACATTGTGGATAGGTTATACTAAAGACAAAATCATACAGAAAATACAACTATCAAATGGAATGTTAAATATTGTACAGGAGATACAGGTACATTGTGCTGGTATGGCATTATTACAAACAGGAGACCTGCTTATATCTGCTGCagaatcaaatcttaaaataCTTTCTCATACCACTGGAATATTAACTAATTCAAAGTATAGCGTTGAACCCTTAATCACTGGTGGGGTCCATTTGATCGGGAATGAAAAGGTTGTAATTAGAGCCAGAAAGAAAGGACCGGTTTTCCCTGTTAAAGGTCCACAACATGTTGTTTTGATGGATATAGATGGAAAAATAGAGAAGGTGTATGATTCAGACAACAATGGGAAACCTATCTTTACTGCTCCgcaaaaaataacaacagacactgacaataacatttatgttTTGGATACTTTAAATACAGAGTGGAATGGTAGGATAGTGGCTTTAGATAAAACCATTGGAGTGAGCTGGATATATAGTGGTCATCCAGATAtcaccaaagaaacattcaaacCACGAGATCTAATCAGTACacaattaaacaatattatCATTACAGATATGTGTAGCGACATGATTCATATCCTCAACATTTCAGGAGAGTGTATTCATTACCTAAATACTAGGGATCAGTTAGGTATTGTGTTACCATGCTCTGTGGGCATTGACAATACAGGAACACTGTACATTGGTTGCAATAcaactaaaacaaataaaaccaaTTTATATGCTGTTCATTTTTCCGGATTCTGA